A section of the Flavobacterium sp. CG_23.5 genome encodes:
- a CDS encoding amidohydrolase — protein sequence MKVTLIQSPLIWENPKRNRSYFEGKINSISNTTDLIVLPEMFTSGFTMNPRAVAETMQGETVLWMRSLAKAKNSAITGSVVIEENNTFYNRMLFVFPSGEIQFYDKKHLFTLAGEDKVYTSGTQKVIVNYLGWKICLQVCYDLRFPVFSRNSEDYELLIYVASWPKIRINAWDALIKARAIENMSYAIGVNRIGEDDNGYEYTGHSQVVDVLGEYLVEPTESEAVFSIELDKEKMMLTRQKLGFLNDRDAFEIKS from the coding sequence ATGAAAGTTACCTTAATCCAATCGCCTTTAATTTGGGAAAACCCAAAACGAAACCGAAGCTATTTCGAAGGAAAAATAAATTCGATTTCTAATACGACAGATCTGATTGTACTTCCTGAAATGTTTACGAGCGGTTTTACCATGAATCCCAGAGCTGTTGCTGAAACCATGCAAGGCGAAACTGTTTTATGGATGCGGTCTTTGGCGAAAGCCAAAAACTCTGCCATAACAGGTAGTGTAGTTATTGAAGAAAATAATACTTTCTATAATAGGATGTTGTTTGTTTTTCCTTCAGGGGAAATTCAGTTTTATGATAAAAAACATTTATTTACATTGGCCGGGGAAGATAAAGTGTACACCAGCGGAACACAAAAAGTTATCGTCAATTATTTAGGCTGGAAAATTTGTCTCCAAGTGTGTTATGATTTGCGATTCCCTGTGTTTTCTCGAAATTCGGAAGATTATGAACTTTTAATTTATGTGGCGAGTTGGCCAAAAATCAGAATAAATGCTTGGGATGCCTTGATTAAAGCTCGTGCAATAGAAAACATGAGTTATGCTATTGGGGTTAACAGAATAGGCGAGGATGATAATGGATATGAATACACGGGACACTCCCAAGTTGTCGATGTTCTTGGAGAGTATTTAGTGGAACCTACTGAATCCGAAGCTGTTTTCTCCATCGAACTAGACAAAGAGAAAATGATGCTGACAAGACAAAAATTAGGCTTTTTGAATGATAGGGATGCTTTTGAAATTAAAAGTTAA
- a CDS encoding helix-turn-helix domain-containing protein yields the protein MNIEKDYIKLIFGLKLKQARTNKNLSLFGLAKITDLSKSYLNEIEKGKKYPKTDKIILLSEKLDVSYDHMVSLKLDNNLAPIGEILKSGILKEIPLEIFGIQENDLIDIIANAPAKVNAFISTIIEIAQHYNLTRESFFLAALRSYQEAHNNYFEDLEQKVLQFSKAFHINIDTKISIEELSAILIEEYGYTIQELVFSEQEQLGDLRSIFVPKSKTLLLSLDIDEPQKAFILAKEIAYNYLEITERLYTFSWIKFDNFDQVLNNFYASYFAGALLIPRQQLIDELNLFLMKTDPKPQEMIQLMGKFNVSPESFYQRLTNILPKDFQLKNLFFLRLSHKIGADTYQIKKELHITNQQEPHANEMNEHYCRRWVSIKTIENAMKQNKSHFFDAQISRYDNSSNEYLVFSSATLDPFKKDCLRSISVGILITPSVKKKFKFIDNKSIQKQIVGVTCETCAVKNCLERASPPIQLEQKTRNENTDLIVQQYMTKFS from the coding sequence ATGAACATAGAAAAGGATTATATAAAGTTGATTTTTGGGCTCAAGCTCAAGCAGGCTCGTACAAACAAGAACTTGTCGTTATTTGGTTTAGCTAAGATTACCGACCTTTCAAAATCGTACTTAAACGAAATCGAAAAAGGAAAAAAATATCCTAAAACAGATAAGATTATTCTTCTGTCTGAAAAATTGGATGTTTCATACGACCATATGGTTTCTTTAAAACTGGATAATAATTTGGCGCCTATCGGTGAAATTTTAAAATCAGGGATTTTAAAGGAGATTCCTTTGGAAATTTTCGGGATTCAGGAAAATGATCTTATTGATATCATTGCGAATGCTCCCGCGAAAGTAAATGCGTTCATAAGCACCATTATTGAAATTGCCCAGCATTATAATTTAACTCGGGAAAGTTTTTTCTTGGCTGCTTTACGTTCTTATCAAGAAGCGCATAATAATTATTTTGAAGATTTGGAACAAAAAGTATTGCAGTTTTCGAAAGCCTTTCATATAAATATTGACACTAAAATTTCAATTGAAGAATTATCTGCTATACTAATTGAGGAATATGGTTATACCATTCAGGAACTCGTTTTTTCGGAACAAGAACAATTGGGGGATTTAAGATCGATTTTTGTTCCAAAAAGCAAGACTTTGTTGCTTTCATTAGATATTGATGAGCCTCAAAAAGCATTTATTTTGGCCAAAGAAATTGCTTATAATTACCTTGAAATAACCGAAAGACTGTATACTTTTAGTTGGATAAAATTTGATAATTTCGACCAGGTTCTTAATAATTTCTATGCTTCGTATTTTGCCGGAGCATTACTTATTCCTAGACAACAACTGATTGATGAGTTGAATTTATTCTTAATGAAAACAGATCCAAAACCACAGGAAATGATTCAGTTGATGGGTAAATTCAATGTTTCACCGGAATCTTTTTATCAAAGATTGACTAATATCTTACCAAAAGATTTTCAATTAAAGAATCTATTTTTTCTGCGATTGTCTCATAAAATTGGTGCTGATACTTATCAAATTAAAAAGGAACTGCATATTACGAATCAGCAAGAGCCCCATGCTAATGAAATGAATGAGCATTATTGCCGAAGATGGGTTTCAATCAAGACGATAGAGAATGCAATGAAACAAAATAAAAGTCACTTTTTTGACGCGCAAATTTCGCGTTATGACAATAGTAGTAATGAGTATTTAGTCTTTTCTTCAGCAACATTGGATCCGTTCAAAAAAGATTGTTTAAGAAGTATTTCGGTGGGAATATTGATCACTCCGAGTGTGAAGAAAAAATTCAAGTTCATTGATAATAAATCCATCCAAAAACAAATTGTGGGCGTAACTTGTGAAACGTGTGCGGTTAAAAATTGCCTAGAAAGAGCATCTCCACCAATTCAGTTAGAGCAGAAAACCCGAAATGAAAATACAGATTTAATAGTGCAACAATACATGACTAAATTCAGTTAA
- a CDS encoding Ig-like domain-containing protein yields MLKNNLRYISLILILLVISCAKRGTITGGSKDTLAPVLKMSFPENFSTNFKGNEIKLVFDENIILKNLNKQLIISPPMKQEPLILPTTASKFITIKIKDTLQPHTTYSFNFGQSISDNNEGNPYNQFKYVFSTGDHIDSLSLSGKVRDSYNKEAEPFVSVMLYEINDKFKDSVVYTDNPRYITNTLDSLKTFKIENLKAGKYLLVAMKDYNSNNKFNPKKDKIGFNKQFITIPNDSVYELQLFKEVPPFKAYKPSQASGNRLVMGYDGKVSSSSERPKIILKNRDDSDASGLAIVITQLPKKDSLQIWYKPIKVDSLSLAVAKDKYIEDFKFKIKDQKKDTLNITALQNETLNFRDRMTFETTTPLVKFDNSKIKLVNKAGTSIPFTSEYDEFNQKLYLDFKKEPSEDYGFTIQPGALIDFFEKSNDTLEYKIKTKSFAEFGNLSVSLQNVKQFPIIVELTNPKGEVLATEYSDKNTSIDFNLIEPTLYSLRVIYDVNNNKEWDSGNYLEKRQAEEVIYLSKEIDVRANWDVNQVFDLSLPYIPEPKKKTDNKNK; encoded by the coding sequence ATGTTGAAAAACAATTTAAGATATATTTCCCTGATTTTGATTCTGTTAGTAATCAGTTGCGCCAAAAGAGGAACGATAACCGGAGGCTCAAAAGACACACTCGCACCTGTTTTAAAAATGAGTTTCCCTGAAAATTTCAGTACTAATTTCAAAGGAAATGAAATTAAATTGGTCTTTGACGAAAACATCATATTAAAGAATCTTAATAAGCAGTTAATCATATCTCCACCAATGAAACAGGAGCCATTGATATTACCAACCACCGCCAGTAAATTCATAACTATTAAAATAAAAGACACGCTGCAACCTCATACAACGTATAGCTTCAATTTTGGTCAAAGTATCTCTGACAACAACGAAGGAAATCCATACAATCAATTTAAATATGTATTTTCAACTGGAGACCATATCGATTCATTGTCTCTCAGCGGGAAAGTCAGAGACTCCTACAATAAAGAAGCAGAGCCATTTGTTTCTGTAATGCTTTACGAAATAAATGACAAATTTAAGGATTCAGTAGTTTATACCGACAATCCAAGATACATAACAAACACCCTTGATAGTTTAAAAACCTTTAAAATAGAGAATTTAAAAGCTGGAAAATACCTTCTTGTGGCAATGAAAGATTATAATAGCAACAATAAATTTAATCCAAAAAAAGACAAAATCGGATTTAACAAACAGTTTATCACCATTCCAAACGACAGCGTTTACGAATTACAATTATTCAAGGAAGTTCCCCCATTTAAAGCTTACAAACCTAGTCAAGCTTCTGGAAACAGATTAGTCATGGGATATGATGGAAAAGTAAGTTCATCGAGTGAAAGACCGAAAATAATCTTAAAAAACAGGGATGATTCCGACGCTTCAGGACTTGCAATTGTTATTACTCAATTACCAAAAAAGGATTCTCTCCAAATTTGGTACAAACCTATAAAAGTAGATTCATTATCTTTAGCTGTTGCCAAAGATAAATACATAGAAGATTTCAAATTCAAAATTAAAGATCAGAAAAAAGACACTTTGAACATTACCGCTTTACAAAATGAAACTTTAAATTTCAGGGATCGAATGACTTTTGAAACAACCACACCATTAGTTAAATTTGATAATTCAAAAATCAAATTAGTCAACAAAGCCGGAACTTCAATTCCTTTCACTTCTGAATATGACGAATTTAATCAAAAACTGTATTTAGATTTTAAGAAGGAACCTTCTGAAGATTACGGATTTACCATTCAACCTGGAGCGCTGATTGATTTTTTTGAAAAGTCAAATGATACTTTGGAATATAAAATAAAAACAAAAAGTTTCGCTGAATTTGGAAACCTTAGTGTGTCTTTGCAAAATGTGAAGCAATTTCCTATAATTGTAGAACTAACTAATCCAAAAGGAGAAGTTTTAGCCACTGAATATTCAGACAAAAACACTTCGATAGATTTTAATTTAATCGAACCAACTTTATATTCTCTTCGTGTGATTTATGATGTGAACAATAATAAGGAATGGGATTCAGGTAATTATTTAGAAAAACGTCAAGCCGAAGAAGTTATTTATCTATCAAAAGAAATTGATGTTCGCGCGAATTGGGATGTAAATCAAGTATTTGATTTGAGTCTTCCCTATATTCCTGAACCGAAAAAGAAAACGGACAACAAGAATAAATAA
- a CDS encoding YceD family protein: MNKTKEYLIPFVGLKLGKHQFEYQINNAFFEIFDYTEFQNSNIKVNVVLEKKSNMLELSFKHAGTVNVPCDLTSEDFDLPIKGKIKLIVRFGETYNNDNEDLLILPFGEFEIDVSQSIYEMVVLSVPLRRVHPGVKDGSLNTEALTKLKELTIKEQKKEHKKEVQKEENIDPRWDKLKQLLTDK, from the coding sequence ATGAACAAGACAAAAGAATATTTAATTCCTTTCGTAGGATTAAAGCTAGGCAAACATCAATTTGAATATCAAATCAATAATGCGTTCTTTGAAATCTTTGATTATACTGAATTTCAAAATTCAAATATCAAAGTTAATGTAGTTTTAGAGAAGAAAAGCAACATGCTAGAGCTTAGTTTCAAGCATGCAGGAACTGTAAATGTTCCTTGCGATCTTACAAGTGAAGATTTTGATTTGCCAATTAAAGGCAAGATTAAATTGATTGTGCGTTTTGGAGAAACGTATAATAATGACAATGAAGATTTGCTTATTTTACCATTTGGTGAGTTTGAAATAGATGTTTCACAATCTATTTATGAAATGGTAGTGCTCTCCGTCCCTCTAAGACGAGTTCATCCAGGAGTTAAAGATGGAAGTTTAAATACTGAAGCCTTAACAAAGCTGAAAGAATTGACAATAAAAGAACAAAAAAAAGAGCATAAAAAAGAAGTACAAAAAGAAGAAAATATTGACCCGCGTTGGGACAAATTAAAGCAACTATTAACGGATAAATAA
- a CDS encoding succinate dehydrogenase/fumarate reductase iron-sulfur subunit, with protein MKLTLKIWRQKNAAAEGKIVEYPIDGIEPDMSFLEMLDILNDELIVKGEDTVAFDHDCREGICGMCSLYINGEAHGPDRLVTTCQLHMRKFKDGDTIFIEPFRAKAFPVIKDLVVDRGAFDRIQQSGGFISVNTSGNTIDANTIPIPKHDADRAFDAATCIGCGACVASCKNSSAMLFVSAKVSQFALLPQGKVEAADRVMNMVAQMDAEGFGNCTNTGACEVECPKGISLENIARMNREYLSASLKG; from the coding sequence ATGAAACTTACATTAAAAATATGGCGTCAGAAAAATGCCGCTGCAGAGGGTAAAATTGTAGAATATCCTATTGACGGAATTGAACCAGACATGTCTTTTCTTGAAATGCTTGACATTTTGAACGATGAATTAATCGTAAAAGGAGAGGATACTGTTGCATTTGACCATGATTGCCGTGAGGGAATTTGTGGGATGTGTTCTTTATACATCAATGGTGAAGCGCATGGTCCAGACCGTTTAGTTACCACTTGTCAATTGCACATGCGTAAATTTAAGGATGGAGACACTATCTTTATCGAGCCATTTAGAGCAAAAGCTTTCCCAGTAATTAAAGATTTAGTAGTTGATAGAGGTGCATTTGACAGAATCCAGCAATCTGGAGGTTTTATATCTGTAAACACATCTGGGAACACTATTGATGCAAATACAATTCCTATACCTAAACATGACGCAGATAGAGCTTTTGACGCAGCAACCTGCATCGGTTGTGGAGCTTGTGTAGCAAGTTGTAAAAACTCATCAGCTATGTTATTTGTTTCTGCAAAGGTATCTCAGTTTGCGTTATTGCCACAAGGTAAAGTGGAAGCTGCTGACCGTGTAATGAATATGGTAGCGCAAATGGATGCGGAAGGTTTTGGTAATTGTACTAATACTGGAGCATGTGAAGTAGAATGTCCAAAAGGAATTTCTCTTGAAAATATTGCCAGAATGAACAGAGAATATTTATCTGCGAGTTTGAAAGGATAA
- the mce gene encoding methylmalonyl-CoA epimerase, translated as MRKVEHIGIAVKNLEVSNLIFEKLLGAPPYKFEDVESEGVSTSFFNVGPNKIELLAATNSDSPIAKFIEKKGEGIHHIAFDVEDIVLEIARLKKEGFIVLNEIPKKGADNKLVAFLHPKSTNGVLIELCQEIK; from the coding sequence ATGAGAAAAGTTGAACATATAGGAATTGCAGTTAAAAATTTAGAAGTTTCCAATTTAATTTTCGAAAAATTACTGGGCGCTCCACCTTATAAATTTGAAGATGTAGAAAGTGAAGGGGTAAGTACTTCATTTTTTAATGTTGGTCCAAATAAAATAGAACTTCTAGCCGCTACTAATTCGGATAGTCCTATTGCTAAATTTATAGAGAAAAAAGGGGAGGGTATACATCATATTGCTTTTGATGTAGAAGATATTGTGCTGGAAATAGCGCGTTTAAAGAAAGAGGGATTTATTGTCTTGAACGAAATCCCTAAAAAAGGAGCTGATAATAAGCTAGTTGCGTTTTTGCATCCAAAAAGCACTAATGGTGTTTTGATTGAATTGTGTCAAGAAATAAAATAA
- the rpmF gene encoding 50S ribosomal protein L32 translates to MAHPKRKISKTRRDKRRTHYKATVAQIATCPITGEAHLYHRAYWHEGKMYYRGQVVIDKSVAVA, encoded by the coding sequence ATGGCGCATCCTAAGAGAAAAATCTCCAAAACAAGAAGAGATAAGAGAAGAACACATTACAAAGCTACTGTAGCACAAATCGCTACTTGCCCTATAACTGGCGAAGCACACTTGTATCACAGAGCCTACTGGCATGAAGGAAAAATGTATTACAGAGGGCAAGTTGTTATAGATAAATCTGTAGCTGTTGCTTAA
- the pdxA gene encoding 4-hydroxythreonine-4-phosphate dehydrogenase PdxA, with product MMKKAENIIVGISIGDLNGIGSEVVLKTFEDSRMLELCTPVIFANVKIMSFVKKSFESTSMLHGIDKLDQIVVGKINVLNLWKEGVDLNPGVNDEKIGQYAIKSFIAATNALKEGLVDVLVTAPINKYNIQSETFKFPGHTDYLDQELEGDALMLMVQDNLRVGLLTDHIPVSEVASKLTEELIIKKIQTIKQSLIQDFSITKPKIAVLGLNPHCGDGGVIGKEDDSIIKPALKKLFEKGTLVFGPFAADGFFGSNQYEKYDAVIAAYHDQGLIPFKTLSFGKGVNYTAGLNKIRTSPDHGTAYDIAGKGIADYNSFKEAVYLAIDVYNSRNQYKEISEKPLKTKERQL from the coding sequence ATGATGAAAAAGGCAGAAAATATAATCGTTGGAATTTCAATTGGAGATTTAAACGGTATTGGAAGCGAAGTTGTTTTAAAGACATTCGAGGATTCACGGATGTTGGAACTATGTACGCCAGTTATTTTTGCTAATGTGAAAATAATGTCATTCGTAAAAAAAAGTTTTGAGTCAACGTCAATGCTTCACGGAATTGATAAGCTAGATCAAATCGTTGTAGGGAAGATAAATGTTTTAAATCTTTGGAAAGAAGGGGTTGATTTAAATCCTGGAGTGAACGATGAGAAAATTGGTCAATATGCAATAAAATCGTTTATAGCTGCGACTAATGCTTTGAAAGAAGGCCTTGTCGATGTATTAGTAACTGCGCCTATAAATAAGTATAATATACAATCAGAAACATTCAAGTTTCCGGGACATACAGATTATTTGGATCAAGAGTTAGAAGGTGACGCTTTAATGTTAATGGTTCAAGATAATTTAAGAGTTGGTTTATTGACAGATCATATTCCAGTAAGCGAAGTGGCATCTAAACTTACGGAAGAGTTGATCATAAAAAAAATCCAAACAATAAAACAATCATTAATCCAGGATTTTAGCATCACTAAGCCCAAGATTGCTGTTTTAGGTTTAAATCCACATTGTGGTGATGGTGGGGTAATTGGTAAGGAAGATGATTCAATAATAAAGCCTGCTTTGAAAAAATTATTTGAAAAAGGCACCTTGGTATTTGGTCCTTTTGCTGCTGATGGTTTTTTTGGTAGCAACCAATATGAAAAATACGATGCTGTTATTGCGGCTTATCATGATCAAGGGTTGATTCCGTTTAAAACATTGTCTTTTGGTAAAGGAGTCAATTATACTGCTGGATTAAATAAAATCAGAACATCTCCTGATCACGGGACTGCTTATGATATAGCAGGGAAAGGTATTGCGGACTATAATTCATTTAAAGAAGCGGTTTATCTGGCTATTGATGTTTATAATTCCAGAAATCAGTACAAGGAAATCAGTGAAAAACCGCTGAAAACAAAAGAAAGACAGTTATAA
- a CDS encoding succinate dehydrogenase cytochrome b subunit, whose product MAKSALLKSSIAKKVAMALSGLFLMLFLAQHFFINMTSVFSADTFNSISHFMGNNPLVQFVIQPILIIGVVFHFIMGFVLDFQNRAARPISYAKNNGAANSSWASRNMIISGSVVLAFLALHFYDFWFPEMVYKYVDVNPLEPTRYFHELAEKFESPVRTGLYSLSFLLLSLHLWHGFNSSFQSVGFNNKYSKSLHTLGYAFAIVVPFGFIFIALFHHFNH is encoded by the coding sequence ATGGCAAAATCTGCATTATTGAAATCGTCAATAGCAAAAAAAGTAGCTATGGCACTTTCAGGACTTTTTTTGATGTTGTTTCTAGCACAGCACTTTTTTATCAATATGACATCGGTTTTCAGTGCCGATACTTTTAATTCAATATCCCATTTTATGGGAAATAACCCTTTAGTTCAATTCGTTATTCAGCCAATTTTAATTATAGGGGTTGTTTTTCACTTTATTATGGGTTTTGTTCTAGATTTTCAAAACCGAGCTGCCAGACCAATTTCTTACGCAAAGAACAACGGCGCGGCTAATTCTTCTTGGGCTTCAAGAAATATGATTATTTCTGGTTCAGTTGTTTTGGCATTTCTTGCATTGCACTTTTACGATTTTTGGTTCCCAGAAATGGTTTATAAATATGTTGATGTTAATCCATTGGAGCCAACAAGATATTTTCATGAATTAGCTGAAAAATTCGAAAGTCCAGTACGTACAGGATTGTATTCTTTGTCATTCCTTTTATTGTCATTGCACTTGTGGCATGGTTTCAATTCTTCTTTTCAATCAGTAGGATTCAATAACAAATATTCAAAATCTTTGCATACATTAGGATATGCTTTTGCAATTGTAGTTCCTTTTGGTTTCATTTTCATTGCATTATTTCATCATTTTAATCATTAA
- a CDS encoding riboflavin synthase produces MFTGIIETLGVIQEIEKDKDNIHITIDSSITGELKIDQSVAHNGICLTVVALKDTFYTVTAIDETIKKTNLASWKIGDSVNLERAMKLGDRLDGHIVQGHVDQTGTCIVAKETNGSWLYTFEYDETLNNMTIEKGSITVNGVSLTVVNSEKNQFSVAIIPYTYEHTNFKSFEVGTKINLEFDVIGKYVSRLYANK; encoded by the coding sequence ATGTTTACAGGAATAATAGAAACACTTGGTGTAATCCAAGAAATAGAAAAAGACAAAGACAATATTCATATTACAATTGATTCCTCCATTACTGGCGAACTTAAAATTGACCAAAGCGTAGCTCATAACGGAATCTGTTTGACTGTTGTAGCTTTAAAAGATACTTTTTACACCGTAACAGCTATTGACGAGACAATTAAAAAAACAAATTTAGCATCTTGGAAAATAGGAGACAGTGTGAATCTTGAAAGAGCCATGAAACTTGGTGACCGTCTTGACGGCCATATCGTGCAAGGCCACGTTGACCAAACCGGAACTTGCATTGTTGCAAAAGAAACTAATGGAAGCTGGCTTTACACGTTTGAATACGACGAAACACTAAACAATATGACTATTGAAAAAGGTTCTATAACCGTAAATGGCGTTAGCTTAACTGTAGTAAATTCAGAGAAGAATCAATTTAGCGTGGCCATTATTCCTTACACTTATGAACACACCAATTTTAAATCATTTGAAGTAGGTACAAAAATAAATCTGGAATTTGACGTAATTGGGAAATATGTCTCTCGATTATATGCTAATAAATAA
- a CDS encoding fumarate reductase/succinate dehydrogenase flavoprotein subunit — translation MALDSKIPSGSISDKWTNYKDHINLVNPANKRNLDIIVVGTGLAGGSAAATLAELGYNVKAFCFQDSPRRAHSIAAQGGINAAKNYQGDGDSTFRLFYDTVKGGDYRAREANVHRLAEVSTNIIDQCVAQGVPFAREYGGLLDNRSFGGTLVSRTFYAKGQTGQQLLLGAYSAMNRQIGRGKIKMHNRHEMLDLVIVNGKARGIIARNLITGEIERHSAHAVVIASGGYGNVFFLSTNAMGSNVTAAWKIHKRGAYFANPCYTQIHPTCIPVSGDHQAKLTLMSESLRNDGRIWVPAKLEDAKAIREGKLKPTQIAEADRDYYLERRYPAFGNLVPRDIASRAAKERCDAGFGVNKTGEAVYLDFAAAIQRYGVDQARLKHLDEKDAALVIKLGTEVVANKYGNLFQMYEKIVDENPYATPMMIYPAVHYTMGGTWVDYNLQTTIPGCFSIGESNFSDHGANRLGASALMQGLADGYFVLPYTIGDYLAPDIKMGTISTDSPEFEQAEKNVTQQIEALMNNGGSKPADYFHKKLGKIMWDKVGMARNAKGLTEAQSEIAAIREEFYKEVKIPGTADSFNPELAKALRIADFLELGELFAKDALHRNESCGGHFREEYQTPEGEAQRDDENFAYVAAWEYKGNPSDAVLHKEELIFENVKLVQRSYK, via the coding sequence ATGGCATTAGATTCAAAAATTCCTAGTGGTTCAATTTCGGACAAATGGACAAATTATAAAGATCATATTAATTTAGTAAACCCTGCTAACAAACGTAATTTAGATATTATTGTAGTTGGTACAGGTCTAGCTGGAGGTTCTGCTGCTGCTACATTAGCAGAATTAGGATATAACGTAAAAGCATTTTGCTTTCAAGATTCACCGCGTCGTGCGCACTCTATTGCTGCTCAAGGTGGAATCAACGCTGCAAAAAATTATCAAGGTGATGGAGATTCAACCTTCCGTTTATTTTATGATACTGTAAAAGGGGGAGATTATCGTGCGCGTGAAGCAAACGTACATCGTCTTGCGGAGGTTTCTACAAATATTATTGACCAGTGTGTGGCTCAAGGTGTTCCTTTCGCTCGTGAATATGGGGGGTTATTGGACAACCGTTCTTTTGGAGGTACATTAGTTTCAAGAACTTTTTATGCAAAAGGACAAACTGGACAACAATTATTATTAGGTGCGTATTCAGCAATGAATCGCCAGATTGGTCGTGGAAAAATTAAAATGCACAACCGTCACGAGATGCTGGATTTAGTAATCGTAAACGGAAAAGCAAGAGGAATTATAGCGCGTAACTTGATTACTGGAGAAATAGAAAGACATTCGGCTCATGCAGTTGTTATTGCTTCTGGAGGATACGGAAACGTATTTTTCCTTTCGACTAACGCGATGGGAAGTAATGTTACTGCGGCTTGGAAAATTCATAAAAGAGGGGCGTATTTTGCAAATCCTTGTTATACACAAATTCACCCAACTTGTATTCCGGTTTCTGGAGATCACCAAGCGAAATTGACATTGATGTCTGAATCGTTGCGTAATGATGGGCGTATTTGGGTTCCTGCAAAGTTAGAAGATGCTAAAGCAATTCGTGAAGGAAAATTAAAACCAACCCAAATTGCGGAAGCTGACAGAGATTATTATTTAGAAAGAAGATATCCAGCTTTTGGAAATTTAGTGCCTAGAGATATTGCTTCTCGTGCAGCTAAAGAAAGATGTGATGCTGGTTTTGGAGTAAATAAAACAGGAGAAGCTGTTTATTTAGATTTCGCTGCAGCTATCCAAAGATATGGAGTTGACCAGGCAAGACTAAAGCATTTAGACGAAAAAGACGCTGCTTTAGTTATAAAATTAGGAACGGAAGTAGTTGCCAATAAATACGGTAACTTGTTTCAAATGTATGAGAAAATCGTTGATGAAAATCCATACGCAACACCTATGATGATTTATCCTGCGGTACATTATACCATGGGAGGAACTTGGGTTGATTATAACTTACAAACTACGATTCCGGGATGTTTCTCTATTGGAGAATCTAACTTTTCTGATCACGGAGCAAATAGATTGGGAGCTTCTGCACTGATGCAAGGTTTGGCAGATGGTTATTTTGTATTGCCTTACACCATTGGAGATTATTTGGCACCAGATATTAAAATGGGTACTATCTCTACTGATTCTCCAGAATTTGAACAAGCAGAGAAAAATGTTACGCAACAGATTGAAGCTTTAATGAATAACGGAGGTTCTAAACCAGCAGATTATTTCCATAAAAAATTAGGAAAAATCATGTGGGATAAAGTTGGAATGGCGCGTAATGCTAAAGGGTTAACGGAAGCACAAAGCGAAATTGCAGCAATTAGAGAAGAGTTTTATAAAGAAGTGAAAATTCCTGGAACAGCGGATAGTTTTAATCCTGAGCTGGCTAAAGCACTTCGTATTGCAGATTTTCTTGAATTAGGAGAGTTGTTTGCCAAAGATGCATTGCATAGAAACGAATCATGTGGAGGTCACTTCCGTGAAGAATATCAAACACCCGAGGGAGAAGCACAACGTGATGACGAAAACTTTGCGTACGTTGCAGCATGGGAATACAAAGGTAATCCTAGCGATGCAGTGTTGCACAAAGAAGAATTGATATTCGAAAACGTTAAACTAGTTCAAAGAAGTTATAAATAG